One window of the Ureibacillus sp. FSL W7-1570 genome contains the following:
- a CDS encoding single-stranded DNA-binding protein, with translation MGDVNELLEEAIKETENLNEGEVFLVKDLFKGYVWNRIPRKDRLLLGTLFLNYVNKMEGNIKAIEKTSSNQQRYKKINSGY, from the coding sequence ATGGGTGATGTTAATGAGTTACTAGAAGAAGCTATTAAGGAAACTGAAAACTTGAATGAAGGTGAAGTCTTTCTTGTTAAAGATCTGTTCAAGGGTTATGTATGGAATAGAATACCCAGAAAGGATCGACTTCTGCTTGGGACTTTATTTTTAAACTACGTAAATAAAATGGAAGGTAATATAAAGGCAATTGAAAAGACTTCATCTAATCAGCAGAGATATAAAAAGATTAACTCTGGATACTAG
- a CDS encoding DUF5677 domain-containing protein, whose protein sequence is METKWRSRLSDHKYIKGKIITPMNSILGDKLALNSWTKERLPEYLWLGLILLHYGRKEGLEIGQRILYLLSRLDIDIYKPKISQITNAKEQEQREIYDIINRFVEPAVLSPLTILFRGDKYELFNKYFYVREQTVEYRLSIIREAVKEFNDPQSNTTTDLRYLIICLPLYIGKINLFEGLNGVEAIKNYSLIEHEDERMRLYRSSIRSLEGLDFEEKNDSYISYFWSELGMLTDCKPMYIEFREQISDVNLFIDDTKKVLEQLLLENKKNLLEDAKFNVLLGSTVYMTKIFEELIDKKLENSILGRHAFRTILEVYIMMKYLLMNENTNSSIFLDYQLYGVGKYKHVLLRARESSIVDENSHIEIPILNALVNEPMFEEFLDIDVRYFDTQSIKKKFEIVDEKELYEIYYEYDNNYVHGFWGAIRESSMIFCDNPLHKYHSIPDIENYQKLPSVIYDTEKVFRKHIELLASQYEFPDWYKQKYKELNYGI, encoded by the coding sequence TTGGAAACAAAATGGCGAAGTAGATTGTCTGACCATAAATATATTAAAGGGAAAATTATTACTCCTATGAATTCAATACTTGGAGATAAATTAGCATTAAACTCTTGGACTAAAGAAAGATTACCAGAGTATCTATGGTTGGGATTAATACTACTCCATTACGGTAGAAAAGAAGGATTAGAAATTGGACAAAGAATCCTATATTTATTATCAAGATTAGATATAGATATTTATAAACCAAAAATATCTCAAATAACAAATGCTAAGGAACAAGAACAAAGGGAAATTTATGATATAATCAATCGTTTTGTCGAGCCAGCTGTTTTATCTCCTCTCACAATTTTATTTCGAGGTGATAAGTATGAACTGTTTAACAAATACTTTTACGTTAGAGAGCAAACTGTGGAGTATAGGTTATCAATAATCAGGGAGGCTGTTAAAGAGTTTAATGATCCACAATCTAATACAACTACTGATCTTCGATATCTTATTATTTGTTTACCATTATATATAGGGAAAATAAATTTGTTCGAAGGTCTTAATGGGGTGGAGGCTATCAAAAATTATAGCCTAATTGAACATGAAGATGAAAGAATGAGATTATACAGATCATCTATAAGATCTTTAGAGGGGTTAGACTTTGAAGAAAAGAACGACAGTTACATTTCCTATTTTTGGAGTGAGTTAGGAATGCTAACTGATTGTAAACCCATGTATATAGAGTTTCGTGAGCAAATTTCAGATGTAAATTTATTCATTGATGATACTAAAAAAGTATTAGAACAATTACTGTTAGAGAATAAAAAAAATTTATTAGAAGATGCAAAATTTAATGTACTACTAGGATCAACAGTATATATGACAAAAATATTTGAAGAACTAATTGATAAAAAATTGGAAAACTCTATTTTAGGGCGACATGCTTTTAGAACTATTTTAGAAGTTTACATTATGATGAAGTATTTGTTAATGAATGAAAATACAAATTCAAGTATTTTTTTAGATTATCAACTTTATGGAGTAGGAAAATATAAACATGTTTTGTTAAGAGCAAGAGAAAGTTCAATTGTTGATGAAAATAGCCATATTGAAATACCAATATTAAATGCACTTGTAAATGAACCTATGTTTGAGGAGTTTTTAGATATAGATGTTCGATACTTTGATACACAATCTATTAAAAAGAAGTTTGAAATAGTAGATGAAAAGGAATTATATGAAATTTATTATGAATATGATAACAACTATGTTCATGGCTTTTGGGGAGCAATACGAGAAAGTTCAATGATATTTTGTGACAACCCACTCCATAAATACCATTCGATACCTGATATAGAGAATTATCAAAAGTTACCGAGCGTTATTTATGATACAGAGAAAGTTTTTAGAAAGCACATAGAATTGTTAGCAAGTCAATATGAATTTCCAGATTGGTATAAACAGAAATATAAGGAGTTAAACTATGGAATTTAA
- a CDS encoding UPF0489 family protein: MTWREDDKWKVVFPEQKIFLMKHHNWAFVAWDLARDKGWIQNNAKLFHVDQHLDAVNDGAMVPGLLQAKGLKELSSLTESKLGNETIVGIDNFIWAGFARETIQTIVYVSPEDKDGLFDQESHSLYLQKHLPKKRIEKLWGIHWDSIEMLEFAKEMNLMNSYTEGHSLILDLDLDFFAFQSKTESGHTCYILKDTEEIRRDLRSLREMYSWDVITVALSPEHWYIGGPDNAEYVLKLFLEEFQVDLSQGRDWSVLEENL; encoded by the coding sequence GTGACTTGGAGAGAGGACGATAAATGGAAAGTTGTGTTTCCAGAGCAAAAAATTTTTCTAATGAAGCACCATAATTGGGCATTTGTTGCATGGGATTTAGCTCGTGACAAGGGGTGGATTCAAAACAATGCAAAGCTATTTCATGTAGACCAGCACCTCGATGCTGTAAACGATGGAGCAATGGTTCCAGGTCTGTTACAAGCTAAGGGATTAAAGGAACTGTCATCTCTAACGGAAAGTAAATTAGGGAATGAAACAATTGTAGGAATAGATAACTTCATATGGGCTGGTTTTGCAAGAGAAACAATCCAAACAATAGTTTATGTTTCTCCAGAAGATAAAGATGGGTTATTCGATCAAGAGTCTCACTCACTTTACCTGCAAAAACATCTCCCCAAAAAACGGATAGAGAAACTTTGGGGGATTCATTGGGATTCAATAGAGATGCTAGAGTTTGCTAAGGAGATGAATCTCATGAACTCATATACAGAAGGACATTCCTTAATCTTAGACCTGGATTTGGACTTCTTTGCGTTCCAAAGTAAAACTGAATCTGGACATACTTGCTACATTCTAAAGGATACAGAGGAAATACGAAGGGACTTGCGTTCCCTGAGAGAAATGTATTCATGGGATGTCATTACTGTTGCTCTCTCTCCTGAACATTGGTATATTGGCGGGCCAGATAATGCAGAATATGTCTTAAAACTATTCCTTGAAGAGTTCCAAGTTGACCTCTCACAAGGTAGGGATTGGTCCGTTTTAGAAGAAAATTTATAA
- a CDS encoding recombinase family protein, producing MKETLKTRAKSGLFKGSNPPYGYEVRDGKLYIRNDETPNIVRRIFKEYLEGNGRQSIARRLYNEGIPTPAQIAGKANAGDKWHDSTIRCILTNPHYVGDLVQGRTTTVSVTSKRRKNVPKEEQFIIKNAHEPIISRETFDAVQNQLEQRRKYITAPKIHLFTNVLFCADCGTGMWFRSNRDGYICGAYARHGKKACTAHTIKEDFLKETILNDIKSLIHQIDKEQYIKKMERKSKSTKSDSQKKINKINKQMDVLKNRKRKFINLLADGIITNEEYQESIEATNKDLTELMEQKNELLSLMESEDVIETIEKLKKELLQFLNFDELTEDILHRLINRIEVKEDGTPIIHYRFATPKIA from the coding sequence GTGAAAGAGACATTAAAGACTCGAGCAAAAAGTGGACTTTTTAAAGGATCAAACCCTCCATATGGGTATGAAGTAAGAGATGGAAAATTGTATATCCGAAATGATGAAACACCAAATATTGTTAGACGAATTTTCAAAGAATATTTGGAAGGAAACGGACGACAAAGTATTGCAAGACGCCTATATAATGAAGGGATTCCAACCCCTGCTCAAATAGCTGGAAAAGCAAACGCAGGAGATAAGTGGCATGATTCTACAATTAGATGCATCTTGACAAATCCCCATTACGTTGGGGATCTTGTTCAAGGAAGAACAACGACAGTAAGTGTAACAAGTAAAAGAAGAAAAAACGTTCCTAAAGAAGAACAGTTTATTATCAAAAATGCACATGAGCCAATTATATCTAGGGAAACGTTTGATGCTGTCCAAAATCAATTAGAGCAGAGAAGAAAATATATTACAGCACCCAAGATACATCTTTTTACTAATGTCCTCTTTTGTGCCGATTGTGGTACAGGTATGTGGTTCCGAAGCAATCGAGACGGATACATTTGTGGGGCTTATGCGCGTCATGGAAAAAAAGCTTGTACCGCCCACACAATAAAAGAGGATTTTTTAAAAGAAACAATTCTAAATGACATAAAATCCTTAATTCATCAAATTGACAAAGAGCAATATATAAAGAAGATGGAGAGAAAATCGAAAAGTACAAAATCGGATTCTCAAAAGAAAATCAATAAGATTAACAAACAGATGGATGTTTTAAAAAATCGAAAAAGGAAATTCATCAACCTGTTAGCTGACGGAATCATTACCAATGAAGAATATCAAGAGAGTATTGAAGCAACGAACAAGGATTTAACTGAATTAATGGAACAGAAAAATGAACTTCTTTCATTGATGGAAAGCGAGGATGTAATCGAAACAATTGAAAAGCTCAAAAAGGAATTACTTCAATTCCTAAATTTCGATGAATTAACCGAGGATATTCTCCATCGACTGATTAATCGAATCGAGGTAAAAGAGGACGGTACACCAATAATTCATTACCGGTTTGCCACACCAAAAATTGCATAG
- the rlmD gene encoding 23S rRNA (uracil(1939)-C(5))-methyltransferase RlmD has product MTAPVKKNDRVTVYIEDLTHDGLGVGKVDGYPLFIHGALPQETAEVHVLKTLKSYGFAKIVELKEPSPDRVEAPCIYFEKCGGCQLQHLSYEAQLQWKENMVRKVMKRIGKIDAPVRPIKGMEHPWNYRNKSQIPFAMSETGPIAGFYKARTHQIVDMERCLIQMSEADIIMANLKKELEKIGIEPYNETTHQGMLRHVIVRTGRATGEVMVVLVTKKRKFPQKDAAVEVIRKLIPHVTSIVQNVNSEKTNVILGKETIVLWGQETIEDTIDDIRFEISARSFYQVNPIQTEVLYNQALKYAGLTGEETVIDAYCGIGTISLFLAKKAKQVMGVEIVEEAIEDAKRNAELNGFTNTYFESGPAEEVIPRWYQEGKRADVLVVDPPRKGCDQALLNTIIEFKPKRVVYVSCNPSTLARDLRILEDGGYKTMEITPVDMFPQTTHVECVSQIVLK; this is encoded by the coding sequence ATGACAGCACCCGTAAAGAAAAATGATCGAGTAACGGTTTATATAGAAGATTTGACCCATGATGGCTTAGGCGTGGGGAAAGTGGATGGGTATCCATTATTTATCCATGGAGCGTTGCCTCAAGAAACCGCGGAAGTGCATGTATTAAAAACGTTAAAAAGCTACGGCTTTGCGAAAATTGTTGAATTGAAAGAGCCTTCACCGGACCGGGTGGAAGCGCCTTGTATATATTTCGAAAAATGCGGCGGCTGCCAATTGCAACATTTATCTTATGAAGCCCAGTTGCAATGGAAAGAAAACATGGTTCGCAAGGTCATGAAACGCATTGGAAAAATTGATGCACCAGTACGACCAATCAAAGGAATGGAACACCCTTGGAATTACCGCAACAAATCGCAAATCCCTTTTGCTATGAGTGAAACAGGTCCAATTGCAGGTTTCTATAAAGCGAGAACCCATCAAATCGTTGATATGGAGCGCTGCCTCATTCAAATGAGTGAGGCGGATATCATCATGGCCAATTTGAAAAAAGAGTTGGAGAAGATCGGGATCGAGCCTTACAATGAAACGACTCATCAAGGAATGTTGCGCCATGTGATTGTGCGGACAGGAAGAGCTACTGGCGAAGTGATGGTGGTGCTCGTTACAAAAAAACGCAAATTTCCTCAGAAGGATGCGGCGGTGGAAGTGATTCGAAAGCTCATTCCGCATGTTACATCCATCGTACAAAACGTGAACAGTGAAAAAACGAATGTCATTTTAGGAAAAGAAACGATTGTGCTGTGGGGTCAGGAAACGATTGAAGATACCATCGACGACATCCGGTTTGAAATCTCTGCCCGCTCCTTTTACCAAGTAAACCCGATTCAAACGGAAGTATTATACAACCAAGCTTTGAAATATGCAGGGTTAACGGGAGAAGAAACAGTGATTGACGCCTATTGCGGCATCGGAACAATATCCTTGTTTTTAGCAAAAAAAGCAAAACAAGTGATGGGGGTTGAAATTGTAGAGGAAGCCATTGAGGACGCAAAACGCAATGCAGAGCTGAACGGTTTTACAAACACTTACTTTGAATCTGGACCTGCGGAAGAAGTAATTCCTCGTTGGTATCAGGAAGGAAAACGCGCGGATGTGCTCGTTGTGGACCCGCCGCGCAAAGGCTGCGACCAGGCATTGCTGAACACCATCATCGAATTCAAACCAAAGCGGGTGGTGTATGTATCCTGCAACCCTTCCACTTTAGCGCGGGACTTGCGCATTTTGGAAGACGGGGGATATAAAACGATGGAGATTACCCCAGTGGACATGTTTCCGCAGACGACGCATGTTGAATGTGTGTCGCAGATAGTTTTAAAATAA
- a CDS encoding HXXEE domain-containing protein encodes MDFYLVALFCIAITLHNIEEAIWLPEWSQQASMFHKPVTPGEFRFAVTVITILAYLSAFYFFYKPESELAKWVFIGFLGSMIVNAIFPHLIATILMKQYAPGLLTGLFLNLPINTFIIVRMFQNHYITWKELIISTIAVGSLLLTLIPLLFKAGGKMASSREPK; translated from the coding sequence ATGGACTTTTATCTTGTCGCATTGTTTTGCATTGCCATTACCCTTCATAATATCGAGGAAGCCATTTGGTTGCCGGAATGGTCACAACAAGCTTCGATGTTTCATAAACCCGTTACCCCGGGTGAATTTCGTTTTGCCGTGACTGTCATTACTATCCTGGCTTATTTATCCGCATTTTATTTTTTCTATAAGCCTGAATCAGAATTGGCCAAATGGGTTTTCATCGGATTTTTGGGTTCCATGATCGTGAATGCGATTTTTCCGCACCTGATTGCAACGATTTTGATGAAACAGTATGCCCCCGGGCTTCTCACAGGATTATTCCTGAACCTTCCCATCAATACATTCATCATCGTTCGAATGTTCCAAAACCATTATATTACTTGGAAAGAGCTTATCATATCGACCATTGCGGTTGGAAGCCTTCTACTCACCTTGATTCCGTTATTATTTAAAGCGGGCGGAAAAATGGCTTCTTCCCGTGAACCCAAATAA
- a CDS encoding cytochrome d ubiquinol oxidase subunit II: MSLEVLGIIVLWIFLFGYVIVASIDFGAGFFNAYSLLTGRSHILSNIIQRYLSPVWEVTNVFLVFFFVGIVGFFPKTAFYYGTVLLVPVSIAIILLAIRGSYYAFESYGSRGHKGYAFAYGVSGLLIPSSLSVVLTISEGGFVEIVDGSPVLDYWALFTSPLTWSIVLLSIAIVLYISAVFLTWYAWKAQDLNASELMRKYALTWSGPLMLMAAAIIIQMQEHNPDRFRNMISIWPMFGVSAILFLLTVWLLWKKRGLGLSVGLLILQFLFAFFAYGISHYPYLLYPYLTIYEGFTNQEMAIALVIAFIAGLCLLIPSLYLIFRLFVFNKEYVTGNQKDFHA, translated from the coding sequence ATGAGTCTTGAAGTGTTGGGAATAATCGTGTTATGGATTTTTCTTTTCGGATATGTCATTGTGGCTTCCATTGATTTTGGCGCCGGTTTTTTCAATGCGTACAGCTTATTGACGGGAAGATCCCATATTTTATCGAACATCATTCAGCGGTATTTATCGCCGGTATGGGAAGTGACCAACGTTTTTTTGGTGTTTTTCTTTGTCGGCATCGTCGGGTTCTTTCCCAAAACCGCCTTTTATTACGGCACGGTTTTGTTGGTGCCCGTAAGCATTGCGATCATTTTATTGGCGATCAGGGGTTCATATTACGCCTTTGAATCATACGGGTCGAGGGGGCATAAAGGATATGCCTTCGCGTATGGGGTATCCGGCTTATTGATTCCATCCTCCCTTTCCGTCGTGCTGACGATTTCGGAAGGGGGATTTGTGGAGATCGTTGACGGCTCCCCTGTCCTTGATTATTGGGCGCTTTTCACAAGCCCTTTGACGTGGAGCATCGTTCTCTTAAGCATTGCCATCGTACTGTATATTTCCGCCGTGTTTTTAACATGGTATGCATGGAAGGCGCAAGATCTGAATGCTTCTGAACTGATGAGAAAATACGCGCTCACATGGTCGGGTCCCTTAATGTTAATGGCGGCGGCGATCATTATTCAAATGCAGGAGCATAACCCGGACCGGTTCCGTAATATGATTTCCATTTGGCCGATGTTTGGCGTTTCCGCAATTTTATTTTTGTTGACGGTCTGGCTGTTGTGGAAGAAACGGGGTCTCGGGCTTTCGGTCGGATTGTTGATTCTTCAGTTTCTATTCGCCTTTTTTGCATACGGCATTTCCCATTATCCGTATTTGTTGTATCCATATTTGACCATTTACGAAGGATTCACGAATCAGGAAATGGCCATCGCGTTGGTCATTGCCTTTATTGCAGGGCTCTGCCTGCTCATTCCATCCCTCTATTTAATATTCCGGTTGTTTGTGTTTAACAAGGAGTACGTGACGGGGAACCAAAAAGATTTTCATGCGTAG
- a CDS encoding cytochrome ubiquinol oxidase subunit I, translating to MNESAVFWSRLLTELTLTFHIIYATIGVGVPLMIMIAQWVGMKKNDEHYILLARRITRGFVITVAVGVVTGTAIGLQLSLLWPNFMQLAGQVIALPLFMETFAFFFEAIFLGIYLYTWDRFDNQKKHMLLLVPVAIGASISAVFITIVNSFMNTPQGFEVVSGQLVNIQPLVAMFNPSMPTKVAHVLASAYMTSAFLLASIAAYRLLRGSNHPYYKKSLFLMMKMGLIFSIATAVIGDFSGKFLAEYQPEKLAAAEWHFETEEAAPLILMGFMDEEQNIKFAIEIPYLLSILAYGNPMAEVTGLNDFPEDEIPPLYIHYLFNLMVLIGTAMILVSVLYVAGVWRGWGFIHRPWFRWVTVLGGPLTIIAIEAGWWLAEVGRQPWILRGYMRTAEGATTSDQVDLMFILFCILYLVLGIGSVVVLRRMYCLNPIEREIEDRMAEMKGVGR from the coding sequence ATGAACGAGTCCGCCGTGTTTTGGAGCCGGTTGTTGACAGAGCTGACGTTAACCTTTCATATTATTTACGCAACGATTGGCGTTGGAGTGCCTTTAATGATTATGATTGCCCAGTGGGTTGGGATGAAGAAGAACGATGAACATTATATTCTCCTGGCCAGAAGGATTACGAGGGGATTTGTCATCACGGTGGCCGTCGGGGTGGTGACCGGAACGGCGATCGGTTTACAGCTTTCCCTGTTGTGGCCCAATTTTATGCAGCTGGCAGGACAAGTCATTGCACTGCCGCTGTTCATGGAAACATTCGCTTTCTTCTTTGAGGCGATCTTTTTGGGGATCTACTTATATACGTGGGACCGGTTTGATAATCAAAAAAAGCATATGCTTCTTCTCGTTCCGGTTGCCATTGGCGCATCCATTTCCGCCGTTTTCATCACCATCGTGAATTCGTTTATGAATACGCCGCAAGGATTTGAAGTGGTGAGCGGCCAACTTGTGAACATCCAGCCGCTTGTTGCCATGTTCAACCCATCCATGCCGACGAAAGTGGCCCATGTTTTAGCTTCCGCCTACATGACCTCCGCCTTTTTATTGGCATCCATTGCAGCCTATCGGTTGTTGAGGGGATCAAATCATCCCTATTATAAAAAATCGCTGTTTCTCATGATGAAGATGGGCTTGATTTTCTCCATCGCCACAGCGGTCATCGGCGACTTTTCAGGAAAGTTTTTGGCGGAATATCAACCGGAAAAATTGGCCGCAGCCGAATGGCATTTTGAAACGGAAGAAGCGGCTCCTCTCATTTTAATGGGATTCATGGATGAGGAGCAAAATATTAAATTTGCCATTGAAATCCCTTATCTGTTGAGCATTTTGGCTTACGGAAATCCAATGGCGGAAGTGACCGGGCTGAACGACTTTCCGGAAGATGAAATTCCGCCGCTTTATATCCATTATTTATTTAACCTCATGGTGTTGATTGGAACGGCAATGATACTTGTGTCTGTTCTGTATGTGGCAGGAGTATGGAGGGGATGGGGGTTTATTCACCGTCCTTGGTTCCGATGGGTTACCGTTCTGGGCGGGCCATTAACCATCATCGCCATTGAAGCGGGTTGGTGGCTCGCGGAAGTGGGGAGACAGCCGTGGATTTTACGGGGATATATGCGGACAGCGGAAGGCGCGACGACAAGCGATCAGGTGGATCTGATGTTTATTTTATTCTGCATTTTATATCTTGTTTTGGGGATTGGAAGTGTCGTTGTATTAAGAAGAATGTACTGTTTAAACCCGATTGAGCGGGAAATCGAAGACCGGATGGCTGAAATGAAAGGGGTCGGACGATGA